One stretch of Molothrus aeneus isolate 106 chromosome 2, BPBGC_Maene_1.0, whole genome shotgun sequence DNA includes these proteins:
- the LOC136571356 gene encoding olfactory receptor 51G2-like, producing MEHDSRTPWEFNGSFYQPSAFLMMGIPGLEALHPWISIPFCALYLSALLGNCVILFIVRRTPSLHEPMYYFLCMLALTDLGLALCTLPTTLGLFWFGVRRIGFDACLTQMYFIHILSFIESSVLLAMAFDRFMAISHPLRHPAILTRSTVLKIGLAIVLRGMLSLLPIPFLLKRLTYCGRTELSHSFCFHPDIMNLACADIKVNVFYGMIILLSTVGTDFIFIVLSYILILRTVVSLTTREECLKALNTCVSHICAVLVFFIPMIGLSMIHRFGKNVPPLVNTLVAYTYLIIPPALNPVIYSIKSTHIREALLRALCRKRGSHW from the coding sequence atggagcatgACTCACGCACCCCGTGGGAATTCAATGGCTCCTTCTATCAGCCTTCAGCTTTCCTCATGATGGGCATCCCGGGCCTGGAGGCCCTTCACCCCTGGATCTCCATCCCCTTCTGTGCCCTGtacctctctgctctgctggggaacTGCGTGATCCTGTTCATCGTCAGGAGGACCCCAAGCCTGCACGAGCCCATGTACTATTTCCTGTGCATGCTGGCCCTCACGGACCTGGGGCTGGCCCTGTGCACCCTGCCCACCACCCTGGGCCTCTTCTGGTTCGGCGTGCGCCGCATCGGCTTCGACGCCTGCCTCACGCAGATGTACTTCATCCACATCCTGTCCTTCATCGAGTCCTCCGTGCTGCTGGCCATGGCCTTCGACCGCTTCATGGCCATCTCGCACCCGCTGCGGCACCCGGCCATCCTCACCAGGAGCACCGTGCTGAAGATAGGCCTGGCCATCGTGCTCAGGGGCATGCTCTCGCTGCTGCCCATCCCCTTCCTGCTCAAGAGGCTGACCTACTGCGGCAGGACCGAGCTGTCCCACTCCTTCTGCTTCCACCCCGACATCATGAACCTGGCCTGCGCAGACATAAAGGTCAACGTCTTCTATGGCATGATCATCCTCCTGTCCACGGTGGGCACGGACTTCATCTTCATCGTGCTGTCCTACATCCTCATCCTCAGAACCGTCGTCAGCCTCACCACCAGGGAGGAGTGCCTGAAGGCTCTGAACACCTGTGTGTCCCACATCTGTGCTGTCCTCGTGTTCTTCATCCCCATGATCGGGCTGTCCATGATCCATCGCTTCGGGAAGAACGTTCCTCCCCTGGTGAACACCTTGGTGGCCTACACCTACCTCATCATCCCCCCTGCCCTCAACCCCGTCATCTACAGCATCAAATCCACCCACATCCGggaggctctgctcagggcccTGTGCAGAAAGAGGGGCTCTCACTGGTAG
- the LOC136571358 gene encoding olfactory receptor 51E2-like: MPFSNSSELSPSFLLAGLPGLEGAHSWPATALCSAYVLAVLANGAVLLAVRAEPSLHAPMYLFLCMLATIDLALASATVPRTLCLYWLGSRRIGFGACLTQMFLIHALSAAESTVLLAMAADRYVAICHPLRHAAVLGGRATAKVGLLALARGVLFFLPLPLLLLPLPFCGPRRLSHSFCLHQDVMNLACANTTPSVVYGLTAILLVMGLDAVLICLSYLLILRAVLRLAAWRERLKVFSTCVAHICVVLAFYVPLIGLSVVHRFGKDLAPLVHIIMGNVYILVPAVLNPIIYGVRTKQIQRTILSLIRVTDRAPQ, from the coding sequence ATGCCCTTCTCCAACAGCTCTGAGCTCAGCCCGTCCTTCCTGCTGgccgggctgccggggctggaGGGAGCCCACTCCTGGCCGGCCACGGCGCTGTGCTCGGCCTACGTGCTGGCCGTGCTGGCCAACGGCGCCGTGCTGCTGGCCGTGCGCGCCGAGCCCAGCCTGCACGCGCCCATGTACCTCTTCCTGTGCATGCTGGCCACCATCGACCTGGCGCTGGCCTCGGCCACCGTGCCGCGCACCCTCTGCCTCTACTGGCTGGGCAGCCGCCGCATCGGCTTCGGGGCCTGCCTCACGCAGATGTTCCTGATCCACGCGCTCTCGGCCGCCGAGTCCACCGTGCTGCTGGCCATGGCGGCCGACCGCTACGTGGCCATCTGCCACCCGCTGCGCCACGCCGCCGTGCTCGGCGGCCGCGCCACGGCCAAGGTGGgcctgctggccctggcccgCGGCGTGCTCTTCTTCCTGCcgctgcccctgctgctcctgccgctGCCCTTCTGTGGGCCGCGCCGGCTGTCCCACTCCTTCTGCCTGCACCAGGACGTGATGAACCTGGCCTGCGCCAACACCACCCCCAGCGTGGTGTACGGGCTCACCGCCATCCTGCTGGTCATGGGGCTGGACGCCGTGCTCATCTGCCTCTCCTACCTGCTCATCCTCAGGGCCGTGCTGCGCCTGGCGGCCTGGAGGGAGCGCCTCAAGGTGTTCAGCACCTGCGTCGCCCACATCTGCGTGGTGCTGGCCTTCTACGTGCCCCTGATCGGGCTCTCCGTGGTGCACAGGTTCGGCAAGGACCTGGCTCCGCTGGTCCACATCATCATGGGCAACGTCTACATCCTGGTGCCCGCTGTGCTCAACCCCATCATCTATGGGGTGAGGACCAAGCAGATCCAGAGGACGATCCTGAGCTTGATCCGCGTCACTGACAGAGCTCCCCAGTGA